Proteins encoded by one window of Mustela erminea isolate mMusErm1 chromosome 5, mMusErm1.Pri, whole genome shotgun sequence:
- the METTL3 gene encoding N6-adenosine-methyltransferase catalytic subunit isoform X1, producing the protein MSDTWSSIQAHKKQLDSLRERLQRRRKQDSGHLDLRNPEAALSPTFRSDSPVPTAPTSGGPKPSTASAVPELATDPELEKKLLHHLSDLALTLPTDAVSIRLAISTPDAPATQDGVESLLQKFAAQELIEVKRGLLQDDAHPTLVTYADHSKLSAMMGAVAEKKGPGEVTGTITGQKRRAEQDSATVAAFASSLASGLASSASEAAKEPTKKSRKHAASDVDLEIESLLNQQSTKEQQSKKVSQEILELLNTTTAKEQSIVEKFRSRGRAQVQEFCDYGTKEECMKASDADRPCRKLHFRRIINKHTDESLGDCSFLNTCFHMDTCKYVHYEIDACMDSEAPGSKDHTPSQELALTQSVGGDSNADRLFPPQWICCDIRYLDVSILGKFAVVMADPPWDIHMELPYGTLTDDEMRRLNIPVLQDDGFLFLWVTGRAMELGRECLNLWGYERVDEIIWVKTNQLQRIIRTGRTGHWLNHGKEHCLVGVKGNPQGFNQGLDCDVIVAEVRSTSHKPDEIYGMIERLSPGTRKIELFGRPHNVQPNWITLGNQLDGIHLLDPDVVARFKQRYPDGIISKPKNL; encoded by the exons ATGTCGGACACGTGGAGCTCTATCCAGGCCCACAAAAAGCAGCTAGACTCGCTGCGAGAGAGGTTGCAGCGGAGGCGGAAGCAGGACTCCGGGCACTTGG ATCTACGAAATCCAGAGGCAGCACTGTCTCCCACCTTCCGCAGTGACAGCCCGGTGCCTACTGCACCCACTTCTGGTGGCCCTAAGCCCAGCACAGCTTCAGCAGTTCCTGAGCTAGCTACAGACCCTGAATTAGAGAAGAAATTGCTACACCACCTCTCTGATCTGGCCTTAACATTGCCCACTGATGCTGTGTCCATCCGTCTTGCCATCTCCACG CCAGATGCCCCTGCCACTCAAGATGGGGTAGAAAGCCTCCTACAGAAGTTTGCAGCTCAGGAGCTGATTGAGGTAAAACGAGGTCTCTTACAAGATGACGCACATCCCACTCTTGTGACCTATGCTGATCATTCCAAGCTCTCTGCCATGATGGGCGCTGTGGCAGAAAAGAAGGGCCCTGGGGAGGTAACAGGGACTATCACAGGGCAGAAGCGGCGTGCAGAGCAGGACTCAGCCACAGTAGCTGCCTTTGCTAGCTCTTTGGCCTCTGGCCTGGCCTCTTCAGCATCAGAAGCAGCCAAGGAGCCAACCAAGAAATCGAGGAAACATGCTGCCTCGGATGTTGATCTGGAGATAGAGAGCCTTCTGAACCAACAGTCTACTAAGGAACAACAGAGCAAGAAG GTCAGTCAGGAGATCCTAGAGCTATTAAACACAACAACAGCCAAGGAACAGTCCATTGTTGAAAAGTTTCGATCACGAGGTCGGGCCCAAGTACAGGAGTTCTGTGACTATGGAACCAAGGAGGAGTGCATGAAAGCCAGTGATGCTGACCGGCCCTGCCGCAAGTTGCACTTCAG acGAATTATCAATAAACACACTGATGAATCATTAGGTGACTGCTCTTTCCTTAACACATGTTTCCACATGGACACCTGCAAATATGTTCACTATGAAATTGATGCTTGCATGGATTCTGAGGCTCCTGGGAGCAAAGACCATACACCTAGCCAAGAGCTTGCTCTTACACAGAGTGTTGGAGGGGACTCCAATGCAGATCGACTCTTCCCTCCTCAG TGGATCTGTTGTGATATCCGCTACCTGGACGTCAGTATCTTGGGCAAGTTTGCAGTTGTGATGGCTGACCCACCCTGGGATATTCACATGGAGCTGCCCTATGGGACCCTGACAGATGATGAGATGCGCAGGCTCAACATACCAGTACTGCAGGATGatggctttctcttcctctgggtcACAGGCAG GGCCATGGAGTTGGGCAGAGAATGTCTGAACCTCTGGGG TTACGAACGGGTAGATGAAATTATCTGGGTGAAGACAAATCAACTGCAGCGCATCATTCGGACAGGCCGTACAGGTCACTGGTTGAACCATGGGAAGGAACACTGCTTG GTTGGTGTCAAAGGAAATCCCCAAGGCTTCAACCAAGGTCTGGATTGCGATGTGATCGTAGCTGAG GTTCGTTCTACCAGTCATAAACCAGATGAAATCTATGGCATGATTGAGAGACTATCCCCTGGCACTCGCAAGATTGAGTTATTTGGACGACCACACAATGTGCAGCCCAACTG GATCACCCTTGGAAACCAACTGGATGGGATTCACCTATTAGACCCAGATGTGGTTGCCCGGTTCAAGCAAAGGTATCCAGATGGTATCATCTCTAAGCCTAAAAATCTATAG
- the METTL3 gene encoding N6-adenosine-methyltransferase catalytic subunit isoform X2 produces MMGAVAEKKGPGEVTGTITGQKRRAEQDSATVAAFASSLASGLASSASEAAKEPTKKSRKHAASDVDLEIESLLNQQSTKEQQSKKVSQEILELLNTTTAKEQSIVEKFRSRGRAQVQEFCDYGTKEECMKASDADRPCRKLHFRRIINKHTDESLGDCSFLNTCFHMDTCKYVHYEIDACMDSEAPGSKDHTPSQELALTQSVGGDSNADRLFPPQWICCDIRYLDVSILGKFAVVMADPPWDIHMELPYGTLTDDEMRRLNIPVLQDDGFLFLWVTGRAMELGRECLNLWGYERVDEIIWVKTNQLQRIIRTGRTGHWLNHGKEHCLVGVKGNPQGFNQGLDCDVIVAEVRSTSHKPDEIYGMIERLSPGTRKIELFGRPHNVQPNWITLGNQLDGIHLLDPDVVARFKQRYPDGIISKPKNL; encoded by the exons ATGATGGGCGCTGTGGCAGAAAAGAAGGGCCCTGGGGAGGTAACAGGGACTATCACAGGGCAGAAGCGGCGTGCAGAGCAGGACTCAGCCACAGTAGCTGCCTTTGCTAGCTCTTTGGCCTCTGGCCTGGCCTCTTCAGCATCAGAAGCAGCCAAGGAGCCAACCAAGAAATCGAGGAAACATGCTGCCTCGGATGTTGATCTGGAGATAGAGAGCCTTCTGAACCAACAGTCTACTAAGGAACAACAGAGCAAGAAG GTCAGTCAGGAGATCCTAGAGCTATTAAACACAACAACAGCCAAGGAACAGTCCATTGTTGAAAAGTTTCGATCACGAGGTCGGGCCCAAGTACAGGAGTTCTGTGACTATGGAACCAAGGAGGAGTGCATGAAAGCCAGTGATGCTGACCGGCCCTGCCGCAAGTTGCACTTCAG acGAATTATCAATAAACACACTGATGAATCATTAGGTGACTGCTCTTTCCTTAACACATGTTTCCACATGGACACCTGCAAATATGTTCACTATGAAATTGATGCTTGCATGGATTCTGAGGCTCCTGGGAGCAAAGACCATACACCTAGCCAAGAGCTTGCTCTTACACAGAGTGTTGGAGGGGACTCCAATGCAGATCGACTCTTCCCTCCTCAG TGGATCTGTTGTGATATCCGCTACCTGGACGTCAGTATCTTGGGCAAGTTTGCAGTTGTGATGGCTGACCCACCCTGGGATATTCACATGGAGCTGCCCTATGGGACCCTGACAGATGATGAGATGCGCAGGCTCAACATACCAGTACTGCAGGATGatggctttctcttcctctgggtcACAGGCAG GGCCATGGAGTTGGGCAGAGAATGTCTGAACCTCTGGGG TTACGAACGGGTAGATGAAATTATCTGGGTGAAGACAAATCAACTGCAGCGCATCATTCGGACAGGCCGTACAGGTCACTGGTTGAACCATGGGAAGGAACACTGCTTG GTTGGTGTCAAAGGAAATCCCCAAGGCTTCAACCAAGGTCTGGATTGCGATGTGATCGTAGCTGAG GTTCGTTCTACCAGTCATAAACCAGATGAAATCTATGGCATGATTGAGAGACTATCCCCTGGCACTCGCAAGATTGAGTTATTTGGACGACCACACAATGTGCAGCCCAACTG GATCACCCTTGGAAACCAACTGGATGGGATTCACCTATTAGACCCAGATGTGGTTGCCCGGTTCAAGCAAAGGTATCCAGATGGTATCATCTCTAAGCCTAAAAATCTATAG